CATTTATGCAGAAGAATTGGCTACAAAAGAAGAGTTAGATACAATTAAAGACTTAGCTTTTAAAATTAATGAAATATTAGCAGAATTTTTAGCCGATAAGGGCATAGATTTAGTTGATTTTAAATTAGAGTTCGGTAAAGGTACAGATGGAAAGATTTATTTAGGGGATGAGATCTCACCTGATACTTGTCGATTTTGGGATAGTAAAACTAAAAAGAAATTAGATAAGGATCGTTTTCGTAGAGATTTAGGAGAGGTAGAAGGAGCTTATCAAGAAATTTTAAGAAGACTTAAAGACAGTAACGGGTAATGATTAGTAGGTGATGAGTAAGCAGTAATGAAGTTTGATAATAATTATTAAATTTTTTCAATTAATTACTTGTCACTAGTTACTACTTGCTGAACTTAAAAGGAGATGAAAAGATGGTAAGAGAATATCCACTCCAAGAAAGAATTAAACTAGATAAGATGGAAGAAGAGTGTGGAGTTTTTGGAGTTTACTCTTCTACTAAAAAATATAATGTAGCCAACTTAACTTATTTAGGACTCCATGCTTTACAGCATAGGGGGCAGGAAAGTGCAGGAATTTGTGTGAATAATGACGGTCAATTTAATTTACACAAAGGAATGGGATTAGTAACTAATGTATTTGATGAAGATAAATTAAAGAGTTTAGATGGTAAGATAGGGATTGGTCATGTTCGCTATTCTACAACAGGGTCAAGCTTATTAGCTAATGCTCAACCAATTTTGACTAACTCTATTAAAGGTGATTTGGCTATAGCTCATAATGGTAACCTCATTAATGGTGCTGAAATGAGATTGAATCTTGAACGGCAAGGATCAATTTTTCATTCAACTCTTGATACCGAAGTTTTAGCTCATTTAGTGGCACGTTCTTTTAAGGATAATATTATAGAAGCTTTTACTCATAGCTTACAGCAGATCAAGGGTGCTTTCAGCATAGTAGCTATGACTAAAGATAGTTTAATAGCTGCTAGAGATCCCCATGGTTTTAGGCCTTTATCCCTAGGGAAATTAGGGGATAGTTATATTGTTGCTTCAGAAAGTTGTGCTTTAGATATTATTGGTGCTACATTAATTAGAGAAATTGAGCCTGGTGAGATGTTAATTATTAATGAAGAAGGAATTAAGAGCTCTTATTATAGTGAACGTAAGCCTTATAATTTCTGTATTTTTGAGTTTATTTACTTTGCTCGTCCCGATAGTGTAATAGGTGGGCAGAATGTTCATCTGGCTCGTCAAGAATTAGGAAGACAATTAGCTAGAGAGATGGATGTTGAGGCTGATATGGTAGTTCCCGTGCCTAGCTCGGGAATTTCAGCAGCTTTAGGTTTTGCACAAGAATCAGGACTACCATATCAAAAAGGAATATTGAGAAATAGATATGTAGGAAGAACCTTTATTCAACCTACACAAGAAATTAGAGATTTAAAGGTAAGGATTAAGCTTAATCCTATTAGAGATATAATTAAGGGTAAGAAAATAGTTTTAATTGATGACTCTATCGTAAGAGGGACCACAAGTAAAAGAATTATTAGAATGGTGAGAGAAGCAGGTGCTAAAGAGGTACATTTGGCTATATCTTCACCACCTGTAATTGATTCTTGTTATTATGGTTTAGATACATCAAGAAGGAAAGAATTGATAGCTACACAAAAGAGTGTAGAGGAGA
This DNA window, taken from Orenia marismortui DSM 5156, encodes the following:
- the purF gene encoding amidophosphoribosyltransferase → MVREYPLQERIKLDKMEEECGVFGVYSSTKKYNVANLTYLGLHALQHRGQESAGICVNNDGQFNLHKGMGLVTNVFDEDKLKSLDGKIGIGHVRYSTTGSSLLANAQPILTNSIKGDLAIAHNGNLINGAEMRLNLERQGSIFHSTLDTEVLAHLVARSFKDNIIEAFTHSLQQIKGAFSIVAMTKDSLIAARDPHGFRPLSLGKLGDSYIVASESCALDIIGATLIREIEPGEMLIINEEGIKSSYYSERKPYNFCIFEFIYFARPDSVIGGQNVHLARQELGRQLAREMDVEADMVVPVPSSGISAALGFAQESGLPYQKGILRNRYVGRTFIQPTQEIRDLKVRIKLNPIRDIIKGKKIVLIDDSIVRGTTSKRIIRMVREAGAKEVHLAISSPPVIDSCYYGLDTSRRKELIATQKSVEEIADYIGADSLTYLSKEGLLDSIQANGYGFCTACFDGNYPIGKGTDKLAIENR